Proteins encoded within one genomic window of Sphaerotilus montanus:
- the moaA gene encoding GTP 3',8-cyclase MoaA, which produces MSERNIIAIVDQRSATAPQPALPRIPALLPPPDGLLSDRLGRTLRDLRISVTDRCNFRCSYCMPKEIFDKNHQFLPQSSLLNFEEILRLAQIFVAHGVHKIRLTGGEPLLRKHLERLIEMLAALRTPDGTALDLTLTTNGSLLARKAAALKAAGLNRVTVSLDGMDDAVFRRMNDVDFPVADVLAGIDAAVAAGLGPIKVNMVVKRGTNEQEIVPMARHFRDHYGGQVVLRFIEYMDVGATNGWRMDEVMPSAEVQRLIDGHFPLEAVDPGQPGETAERWRYRDGRGEVGFISSVTQAFCGDCNRARLSTEGQLYLCLFAQQGHDLRSLLRTAHPSGRPCSDAEIAAAVGLIWQGRDDRYSQLRASQPESTGTSGRRIEMSYIGG; this is translated from the coding sequence ATGTCGGAACGAAACATCATTGCCATCGTCGATCAACGCAGTGCCACGGCGCCCCAGCCGGCACTGCCGCGGATTCCTGCGCTCCTGCCGCCGCCCGATGGCCTGCTGAGTGACAGGCTCGGCCGGACGCTGCGGGATTTGCGAATATCGGTGACGGACCGGTGCAACTTCCGCTGCAGCTACTGCATGCCGAAGGAAATATTCGACAAGAATCACCAGTTTCTGCCGCAATCGTCGCTGCTGAATTTCGAGGAGATTCTCCGGCTGGCGCAGATCTTCGTGGCACACGGCGTGCACAAGATCCGGCTGACCGGAGGCGAGCCGCTGCTGCGCAAGCACCTGGAGCGCCTGATCGAGATGCTGGCCGCGCTGCGCACGCCGGACGGCACGGCACTCGACCTGACACTGACGACCAATGGCTCCCTGCTCGCGCGCAAGGCCGCCGCACTGAAGGCCGCCGGATTGAACCGCGTGACCGTCAGCCTCGACGGCATGGACGACGCCGTGTTCCGCCGCATGAATGACGTCGATTTTCCGGTGGCCGACGTGCTGGCGGGCATTGACGCCGCGGTGGCGGCCGGACTCGGGCCGATCAAGGTCAACATGGTGGTCAAGCGGGGCACCAACGAGCAGGAAATCGTGCCGATGGCGCGCCATTTCCGCGACCACTACGGTGGACAGGTGGTCCTGCGCTTCATCGAGTACATGGATGTCGGTGCCACCAACGGCTGGCGCATGGACGAGGTGATGCCGTCGGCCGAGGTGCAGCGCCTGATCGATGGCCATTTTCCGCTGGAGGCGGTCGATCCCGGCCAGCCTGGCGAGACGGCGGAGCGCTGGCGCTACCGGGACGGGCGTGGCGAAGTGGGGTTCATCTCGTCGGTGACGCAGGCCTTCTGCGGCGACTGCAACCGGGCGCGGCTGTCCACCGAAGGACAGCTCTACCTCTGTCTGTTTGCCCAGCAGGGCCACGATCTGCGCAGCCTGCTGCGAACCGCACATCCGTCCGGCCGGCCCTGCAGCGATGCAGAGATCGCCGCCGCCGTCGGCCTGATCTGGCAGGGCCGTGACGACCGCTATTCGCAGCTGCGCGCCAGCCAGCCCGAGAGCACCGGCACGTCCGGCCGGCGCATCGAGATGAGCTACATCGGCGGCTGA
- the ispF gene encoding 2-C-methyl-D-erythritol 2,4-cyclodiphosphate synthase — MTLAAMRIGEGWDTHALVAGRPLVLGGVTIPHSVGLLGHSDADALLHAITDALFGAAGLGDIGRHFPDTAAEFKGADSRRLLAEAARRVRAEGWSIVNVDSTIVAQAPKMAPHIPAMREAIALALEIGVDCVNVKAKTAERLGPVGRAESIEARAVCLLVR; from the coding sequence ATGACGCTGGCGGCCATGCGGATCGGGGAGGGCTGGGATACCCATGCGCTGGTCGCCGGCCGTCCGCTGGTGCTGGGTGGCGTGACCATTCCCCACTCCGTCGGCCTGCTCGGCCATTCGGATGCGGATGCGCTGCTGCACGCCATCACCGACGCGCTGTTCGGCGCCGCCGGTCTCGGCGACATCGGCCGGCATTTCCCGGACACCGCGGCCGAGTTCAAGGGCGCGGATTCGCGGCGCCTGCTCGCCGAAGCCGCCCGCCGCGTGCGGGCCGAGGGCTGGTCCATCGTCAACGTGGACAGCACCATCGTCGCGCAGGCCCCGAAGATGGCACCGCACATCCCGGCCATGCGCGAAGCCATCGCGCTGGCGCTGGAGATTGGTGTGGATTGCGTCAACGTCAAGGCCAAGACGGCCGAGCGGCTGGGCCCTGTGGGACGCGCGGAGTCGATCGAGGCCCGCGCGGTCTGTCTGCTGGTGCGCTGA
- a CDS encoding NYN domain-containing protein, translating into MKTVWIVDGAYLFNYGRNRPFDYLKLKAEMTRLNGGPIYESYYLNSTPDAATESQNAFHSWLKSAPPRGPKMRVQLYTIKDLNTTCPNCSHAFHRSVQKGVDVGIATLIIKLAAQGVYDRLILSAGDGDFEDAITYIKSELHKEFWLHGAMSNLSTDLQCYADHVLWMDDMHPAIDKDKPSYGSGSAVSA; encoded by the coding sequence ATGAAAACCGTATGGATCGTGGACGGGGCCTACCTGTTCAACTATGGCCGCAACCGCCCCTTCGACTACCTCAAGCTCAAGGCCGAGATGACCCGCCTCAACGGCGGGCCGATCTACGAGTCGTACTACCTGAACTCGACGCCCGACGCGGCCACCGAAAGCCAGAACGCCTTCCACAGCTGGCTCAAGTCGGCGCCGCCGCGTGGTCCGAAGATGCGGGTGCAGCTCTACACCATCAAGGACCTCAACACGACCTGCCCGAACTGCTCGCATGCCTTCCACCGCTCGGTGCAGAAGGGCGTGGACGTGGGCATCGCCACGCTGATCATCAAGCTGGCCGCGCAAGGGGTGTACGACCGCCTGATCCTGTCCGCCGGCGACGGGGATTTCGAGGACGCGATCACCTACATCAAGTCCGAGCTGCACAAGGAGTTCTGGCTGCACGGCGCCATGTCCAACCTGTCGACCGACCTGCAGTGCTACGCCGACCACGTGCTGTGGATGGACGACATGCACCCCGCGATCGACAAGGACAAGCCCAGCTACGGCAGCGGATCGGCGGTGTCGGCATGA
- the ispD gene encoding 2-C-methyl-D-erythritol 4-phosphate cytidylyltransferase, translated as MQIGTLPRCYALVPCAGVGLRAGAGGPKQYQRVAGQAMVAHTLAALAQVVRIEATLVVLSPEDTQFEAAAPAHVGERAWVAHCGGATRAESVANGLLELQARGVQPHDWVLVHDAARCLLQPAWVDRLIDACLDDEVGGLLALPLADTLKQAEGGRVSSTVDRTGKWAAQTPQMFRAGLLLPALRLAGDSVTDESSAIEALGHQPKLIHGDLTNLKVTWPEDFVLAERLMKGLNGTP; from the coding sequence ATGCAGATCGGAACCCTTCCCCGTTGTTACGCCCTTGTACCCTGCGCGGGCGTCGGCCTGCGCGCCGGCGCCGGTGGTCCCAAGCAATACCAGCGCGTCGCCGGCCAGGCCATGGTGGCGCACACGCTGGCGGCGCTGGCGCAGGTGGTGCGCATCGAGGCCACGCTGGTCGTGCTGTCGCCGGAGGACACGCAGTTCGAGGCGGCTGCGCCTGCGCATGTGGGCGAGCGGGCCTGGGTCGCGCACTGCGGCGGCGCAACGCGTGCGGAGAGTGTGGCCAATGGGCTGCTGGAATTGCAGGCCCGGGGTGTTCAGCCGCACGACTGGGTTCTGGTGCATGATGCGGCCCGATGCCTGTTGCAGCCAGCCTGGGTCGATCGCCTGATCGATGCCTGTCTGGACGACGAAGTGGGCGGTCTGCTGGCGCTGCCGCTGGCCGACACGCTCAAGCAGGCAGAGGGCGGGCGGGTGTCGTCGACGGTCGACCGCACCGGCAAATGGGCCGCGCAGACGCCCCAGATGTTCCGTGCCGGCTTGCTGCTGCCCGCCCTGCGCTTGGCGGGTGACAGCGTCACGGACGAGTCCAGCGCCATCGAAGCGCTCGGGCACCAGCCAAAACTGATACACGGGGATCTCACCAATCTGAAAGTCACCTGGCCCGAGGACTTTGTCCTCGCCGAGCGGCTGATGAAGGGCTTAAATGGAACCCCCTGA